One window from the genome of Bacillus tianshenii encodes:
- a CDS encoding NAD(P)H-dependent glycerol-3-phosphate dehydrogenase translates to MAEISVFGAGSWGTALAMVLAQNGHTVRLWSHRKDQADEINEKHTNEKYLPGVSLPASIIGYSSIEECLQGVETVLMVVPTKAMREVLQKMKSHLKEPLTIVHASKGIEPETYKRVSEVIEEEIPEEYRKAVVVLSGPSHAEEVSCSQPTTVTVSSTSIEAATKAQDLFISKTFRVYTNPDIVGVEIGGALKNIIALGAGISDGLGFGDNAKAALVTRGLAEIARLGVKMGANPLTFSGLTGIGDLIVTCTSQHSRNWRAGNMLGQGHKLEEVLENMGMVVEGVRTTKAAYQLAKEQQVTMPITNAIYRILFEGATPKEAVGDLMTRMRTHEMEDLRDFASSTCLPEQ, encoded by the coding sequence ATGGCAGAAATTTCAGTGTTTGGAGCAGGGAGCTGGGGAACAGCTCTAGCTATGGTGTTAGCTCAGAATGGACATACGGTTCGTTTATGGTCACACCGAAAAGACCAAGCTGACGAAATCAACGAGAAACACACAAATGAAAAATATCTACCAGGCGTTTCGCTGCCTGCCTCCATTATTGGCTATTCTTCGATTGAAGAGTGTTTGCAGGGCGTGGAGACGGTCTTAATGGTCGTTCCGACAAAAGCGATGCGTGAAGTGCTTCAGAAAATGAAGTCGCATTTGAAGGAGCCGCTCACGATTGTCCATGCAAGTAAAGGGATTGAACCAGAAACCTATAAGCGGGTTTCTGAAGTGATTGAAGAGGAAATCCCAGAGGAGTATCGGAAAGCTGTGGTTGTGCTTTCGGGCCCAAGTCATGCAGAAGAGGTAAGTTGTTCACAACCGACGACAGTTACAGTTTCATCAACTTCGATTGAAGCAGCGACAAAAGCACAAGATTTATTTATTAGTAAAACTTTTCGCGTCTACACAAACCCTGACATTGTCGGAGTGGAAATTGGTGGAGCGCTTAAGAATATTATCGCACTTGGGGCTGGCATTTCTGATGGGCTTGGGTTTGGAGATAATGCGAAAGCAGCTCTTGTAACACGCGGGCTTGCTGAAATAGCTCGACTTGGTGTGAAAATGGGAGCAAACCCGCTTACATTCTCAGGGTTAACAGGAATTGGTGACTTAATTGTAACGTGTACAAGCCAGCACAGCCGGAACTGGCGTGCAGGTAATATGCTTGGACAAGGTCACAAGCTTGAAGAAGTATTAGAGAATATGGGTATGGTCGTTGAAGGCGTGCGGACAACGAAAGCCGCATATCAGCTTGCTAAGGAACAACAGGTGACAATGCCAATTACAAATGCCATCTATCGAATTTTGTTCGAAGGTGCAACGCCGAAAGAGGCTGTTGGAGATCTCATGACACGAATGCGTACGCATGAGATGGAAGATTTGCGTGATTTCGCTTCTTCAACATGTCTTCCAGAACAATAA
- a CDS encoding YIEGIA family protein, which yields MNEYTYPILFGVILGTLSRLYMLKTDYRQYPTYLHGKVIHIALGFIAAGLGTVAVPAIMEEEFTAITFLALAASQFREVRNMERNTLTELDTYELVPRGNTYIEGIAIAFEGRNYLVILTSFISTLAYLVVNVWAALIIGIVAIYLSKKLMSGGTLKDIVTIEEMPLRFEGPGLYIDNIYIMNIGLPVRQEEILKHGMGFILTPKNFDVVSTIANLGQRQAILHDVSVTLGVYRDSGTPALVPLIKRDLDDGRIGVFILPQDRDAEKAKRIIGNVPTLENAIRMPTESKASKEERGEE from the coding sequence ATGAATGAATATACATATCCCATCTTGTTTGGGGTCATTCTTGGTACGCTTTCAAGACTCTATATGTTGAAAACAGATTACCGTCAGTATCCTACATATTTACATGGGAAAGTGATTCATATTGCGCTTGGTTTTATCGCTGCAGGGCTCGGAACAGTGGCAGTGCCTGCTATTATGGAAGAGGAATTCACGGCAATAACGTTTTTAGCACTTGCTGCTTCGCAGTTTCGTGAAGTACGAAATATGGAGCGCAATACATTGACAGAGCTTGATACCTATGAGCTCGTTCCACGCGGTAATACGTATATTGAAGGCATTGCAATTGCTTTTGAAGGTCGTAATTACCTCGTTATATTAACATCTTTCATTTCGACATTAGCTTATTTAGTGGTAAATGTGTGGGCTGCGCTTATCATTGGGATTGTTGCAATTTATTTGTCAAAAAAATTAATGTCAGGCGGCACGTTAAAAGATATTGTAACCATCGAAGAAATGCCGCTTCGCTTTGAAGGTCCTGGTCTTTATATCGACAACATTTACATTATGAACATCGGTTTACCTGTAAGGCAGGAAGAGATTTTAAAGCATGGAATGGGCTTTATACTAACACCGAAAAACTTCGATGTCGTATCTACGATTGCAAACCTTGGGCAAAGACAAGCGATTTTACATGATGTATCCGTGACATTAGGTGTTTACAGAGATTCAGGTACGCCCGCACTTGTACCTTTAATAAAACGTGATTTAGATGATGGACGAATTGGTGTATTTATTTTACCGCAAGACCGTGATGCAGAAAAAGCAAAGCGAATTATCGGGAATGTACCCACCCTTGAAAATGCGATTCGTATGCCGACTGAATCCAAAGCAAGCAAAGAGGAGCGTGGGGAAGAATGA
- a CDS encoding YpzI family protein, producing the protein MGKDRQEKKLRQKESLENDRDQGLQYKGATIMEGPEEARKRNK; encoded by the coding sequence ATGGGAAAAGATCGTCAAGAAAAGAAATTACGTCAAAAAGAAAGTCTCGAAAATGACCGTGACCAAGGCTTACAATATAAAGGGGCCACAATAATGGAAGGTCCAGAAGAGGCACGTAAACGAAATAAATAA
- a CDS encoding stage VI sporulation protein F — protein sequence MIDDGSNRSSYDEETIRRVVRHFSEWMNADLSKQEENRIVNEVLHEQKPLDCHTFRKYL from the coding sequence GTGATCGATGACGGTTCTAATCGTAGTTCTTACGATGAAGAGACAATTCGACGAGTGGTTCGGCATTTTTCTGAATGGATGAACGCTGATTTATCGAAGCAAGAAGAAAACCGCATCGTCAATGAGGTCTTGCACGAACAAAAGCCGCTTGATTGTCATACATTTCGTAAGTATTTGTAA
- the der gene encoding ribosome biogenesis GTPase Der → MAKPVIAIVGRPNVGKSTIFNRIVGERISIVEDIPGVTRDRIYSAAEWLNHEFNIIDTGGIELSDEPFLHQIRQQAEIAIDEADVILFLVNGREGVTPADDEVAKILYRSHKPVVLGVNKVDNPDMREQVYDFYSLGFGEPYPVSGTHGLGLGDLLDAAAQHFPSGAKDERDENKIYFSLIGRPNVGKSSLVNAMLGEERVIVSDIEGTTRDAIDSEFKRDGQEYVIIDTAGMRKKGKVYETTEKYSVLRALRAIERSDVVLVVIDAETGIIEQDKKIAGYAHEAGRGVIIVVNKWDAVQKNEKTMNEFEEKIRAHFQFLDYAPIVFLSAITKKRMHVLLPMINQVADNHSMRVQTNILNEVLMDAIAMNPTPTDGSRRLKIFYATQVAVKPPTFVVFVNDPELMHFSYKRFIENQIREAFGFKGTPVRILSRARG, encoded by the coding sequence ATGGCAAAGCCAGTAATTGCGATTGTCGGGCGCCCGAATGTTGGGAAATCGACGATCTTTAACCGCATTGTCGGTGAACGTATTTCGATTGTTGAGGATATTCCAGGGGTCACGCGCGACCGAATTTATAGCGCTGCCGAATGGTTAAATCATGAATTTAATATTATTGATACAGGTGGAATTGAGCTTAGCGATGAGCCTTTCTTGCACCAAATACGCCAACAGGCTGAAATTGCAATTGATGAAGCTGATGTGATTTTATTTCTCGTTAATGGTCGGGAAGGTGTAACACCTGCAGATGATGAGGTTGCAAAAATTCTTTACCGCTCACATAAACCAGTTGTTCTTGGAGTGAACAAAGTTGATAACCCGGACATGCGTGAGCAAGTTTATGATTTTTATTCATTAGGATTTGGAGAGCCATATCCAGTTTCAGGTACGCATGGGCTTGGACTTGGTGATCTGCTTGACGCAGCAGCCCAGCATTTCCCTTCAGGTGCTAAGGATGAACGTGATGAAAATAAAATTTATTTCTCATTAATCGGACGTCCAAACGTTGGAAAATCCTCACTTGTGAATGCAATGCTAGGTGAAGAACGCGTGATTGTAAGTGATATTGAAGGTACAACACGTGATGCGATTGATAGTGAATTTAAACGAGATGGTCAAGAATATGTCATTATTGATACAGCAGGTATGCGTAAAAAAGGAAAAGTATATGAGACTACCGAAAAATATAGTGTGCTTCGTGCACTACGAGCAATTGAACGCTCAGATGTTGTCTTAGTTGTGATTGATGCAGAAACAGGTATCATTGAGCAGGATAAAAAGATTGCTGGCTACGCTCATGAAGCAGGCCGCGGTGTCATCATTGTAGTTAATAAATGGGATGCAGTTCAAAAAAATGAGAAGACAATGAATGAATTTGAAGAAAAGATTCGTGCGCACTTCCAGTTTTTGGATTACGCACCGATTGTTTTTTTATCTGCGATCACAAAGAAACGGATGCATGTGTTATTGCCGATGATTAATCAAGTGGCGGACAACCATAGCATGCGCGTTCAAACGAATATTTTAAATGAAGTATTGATGGATGCGATCGCTATGAATCCGACACCGACTGACGGCAGCCGCCGCCTGAAGATTTTCTATGCAACACAAGTTGCTGTTAAGCCGCCGACGTTTGTTGTGTTTGTAAATGACCCAGAATTAATGCATTTCTCCTACAAGCGGTTTATCGAAAATCAAATTCGTGAGGCCTTTGGCTTTAAGGGTACACCAGTTCGCATTCTGTCTCGTGCACGAGGCTAA
- a CDS encoding DUF2768 domain-containing protein: MSTALMKMYVSFAGIIFMFVSVALIMFSRSKLKPGILRIVLSFIAWVLMILAGIIIFFIVFSGPVPE; the protein is encoded by the coding sequence ATGTCGACAGCATTAATGAAAATGTATGTTTCATTCGCTGGGATTATTTTTATGTTTGTATCCGTAGCGTTAATTATGTTTAGCCGTTCAAAGTTAAAACCAGGAATTTTGCGCATTGTGTTATCTTTTATTGCGTGGGTGTTAATGATCCTTGCAGGTATTATTATTTTCTTTATCGTATTCAGTGGCCCCGTCCCTGAATAA